Proteins found in one Mucilaginibacter gracilis genomic segment:
- a CDS encoding heavy metal-binding domain-containing protein, translated as MKKVMLMAIAIVFCTASVFAAHSTNPVTDTTKTKKVKPVAKVQYTCTMHPEVLSDKPGKCPKCGMTLVKKDPAKKKTSTMKM; from the coding sequence ATGAAAAAAGTAATGCTAATGGCTATTGCCATTGTGTTTTGTACCGCAAGTGTTTTTGCTGCGCACTCAACCAATCCCGTTACCGACACTACTAAAACCAAAAAGGTAAAGCCTGTTGCCAAGGTACAATACACCTGTACCATGCACCCCGAAGTACTGTCGGACAAACCAGGCAAATGCCCAAAATGCGGTATGACCCTGGTAAAAAAAGATCCGGCTAAAAAGAAAACCAGCACAATGAAAATGTAG
- a CDS encoding efflux RND transporter permease subunit, with protein MINQLISLSLKNRYLVLLAAIGLFAWGVYAVRENPIDAIPDLSENQVIVFTEWQGRSPQIMEDQVTYPLVSNLQGIPKVRAIRATSMFGMSFVYIVFEDKADVYWARSRVLERLNYAQRLLPQGITPTLGPDGTGVGHVLWYTLDAKNMDLGEQRALQDWYVKLGLQTVPGVSEVASFGGFEKQYQVTIDPNKLNYYRIPLSQVLKSIKSNNNDVGGRKFEMNGTGYIVRGLGYIKSLADVENMPVGVINTIPVNIKDIATVQMGGDERLGVFDRNGDGEAVGGIVVMRYGENADKVIHAVKAKMADIQKGLPAGVTFKIAYDRSELIENAMSSVKHTLIEEMITVSIIVILFLLSFKSALSIIIQIPITIAASFILLNAFGISSNIMSLTGIALAIGVIVDNGIVMVENSHRNLSIAQEKEKL; from the coding sequence ATGATTAATCAATTGATAAGCCTGTCTTTAAAAAACAGGTATCTGGTTCTACTGGCTGCTATCGGGCTTTTTGCCTGGGGCGTTTACGCAGTTCGCGAAAATCCTATCGATGCCATTCCTGACCTTTCTGAAAACCAGGTGATTGTGTTTACCGAATGGCAGGGGCGTAGTCCGCAGATTATGGAAGACCAGGTAACATACCCACTGGTGAGTAACCTGCAGGGTATTCCAAAAGTGCGGGCCATACGCGCAACTTCTATGTTTGGGATGAGCTTTGTTTATATTGTGTTTGAAGATAAGGCCGATGTATATTGGGCAAGGAGCCGGGTGCTGGAAAGGTTAAATTACGCCCAACGTTTATTGCCGCAAGGTATTACACCAACCTTAGGGCCCGATGGTACTGGCGTAGGCCATGTATTATGGTACACCCTTGACGCCAAAAACATGGACTTAGGCGAGCAGCGCGCCTTACAGGATTGGTATGTGAAACTTGGTTTACAAACGGTGCCCGGTGTAAGCGAAGTAGCATCTTTTGGCGGTTTTGAAAAACAATACCAGGTAACTATCGATCCTAATAAACTTAACTATTACCGCATCCCTTTGTCGCAGGTGCTCAAATCCATCAAAAGCAATAATAACGATGTGGGTGGCCGCAAGTTTGAAATGAACGGTACCGGTTATATTGTGCGCGGGCTGGGTTATATTAAAAGTTTAGCCGATGTTGAAAACATGCCCGTAGGTGTAATTAATACCATACCGGTTAACATTAAAGATATTGCTACAGTGCAAATGGGTGGCGATGAACGGCTGGGTGTTTTTGACCGGAACGGCGATGGCGAAGCCGTAGGCGGTATTGTGGTGATGAGATATGGTGAAAATGCCGATAAGGTTATCCATGCGGTTAAAGCCAAAATGGCCGATATTCAAAAGGGTTTACCGGCGGGCGTAACATTCAAAATTGCTTATGACAGGAGCGAACTGATTGAAAACGCAATGAGCTCGGTAAAGCATACGCTCATCGAAGAAATGATAACGGTTTCTATTATTGTTATCCTGTTTTTATTGAGTTTTAAAAGCGCACTCAGCATCATTATTCAAATACCTATTACCATTGCAGCAAGTTTTATTTTGCTCAACGCTTTTGGTATATCATCTAACATCATGTCGTTAACGGGTATTGCATTAGCTATTGGGGTGATAGTGGATAACGGTATTGTGATGGTGGAAAACTCGCATCGCAACCTATCTATTGCACAAGAAAAAGAAAAGTTATGA
- a CDS encoding efflux RND transporter permease subunit, translating to MTTAERIKIIEASCKQVGRGVFFSTLIIVASFLPVFLLEGQEGKLFGPLAWTKTFILAIDAILAVTLAPVLTSFFLKGKLRTDNHNPLNRGLEKIYRPILNWCITWRKTTIGINIIALLVSIPLLLSLGSEFMPPLDEGTILFMPVTQPDVSNAQAKQLLQVQDKIIKSIPEVANVLGKAGRANTATDNSPISMTETIVLLKPKSEWRAGIKKEDIINELNAKLQIPGVVNGWTQPIINRINMLSTGIRTDVGLKIYGQNLDTISMLANHMKQALTGLNGVKDLYVDPITGGKYLDIQVNKDAIGRYGLSVDDVNEVVESALGGMNLTTTVEGRQRFSVNARLAQNYRNNLDAIKRTLVQTMNNGPIPLSSVADIRISDGPAMIQSENALLRGTVLFNVRDRDLGSTVKEAQDKLNNLVKALPKGYYIEWSGQYENLIRAEHTLKMILPIVLIIIFACLYFAFNSIREAFFSLISIPFALIGGAYMVYFFGVHLSVAVAVGFIALFGIAVETGIVMVIYLNDAMQQLVTLKGNSKQTITKEDLRFYVMNGAVKRLRPKLMTVCVALFGLVPVLWATGTGSDVMLPIVLPMIGGVLTSSTHILLVTPLIFLMVKEYELKKHGKLEVLEVKE from the coding sequence ATGACTACAGCAGAAAGAATAAAAATAATTGAGGCCTCGTGTAAACAGGTGGGCAGGGGCGTGTTTTTTTCTACGCTTATTATTGTTGCTTCATTTCTGCCGGTATTTTTACTGGAGGGGCAAGAGGGCAAATTGTTTGGGCCCTTAGCCTGGACCAAGACATTTATTTTAGCCATTGATGCCATCCTGGCGGTAACGCTGGCCCCGGTACTCACCTCATTTTTTTTGAAAGGGAAATTACGTACCGACAACCATAATCCGTTAAACCGTGGGTTGGAGAAAATTTACCGGCCCATATTAAACTGGTGCATAACCTGGCGCAAAACAACCATAGGCATTAACATTATAGCCTTGTTAGTAAGCATACCGCTTTTATTAAGCTTAGGCAGCGAATTTATGCCACCGTTAGATGAGGGCACTATTCTGTTTATGCCCGTTACCCAGCCCGATGTATCTAACGCGCAGGCTAAACAGCTTTTACAGGTACAAGACAAAATTATTAAGAGCATACCCGAGGTAGCCAATGTTTTAGGTAAAGCTGGCCGGGCTAATACAGCTACAGATAATTCGCCGATAAGCATGACGGAAACTATCGTGCTGCTAAAGCCGAAAAGTGAATGGCGGGCAGGCATCAAAAAAGAAGATATTATTAACGAACTAAATGCCAAGCTGCAAATACCCGGCGTAGTTAACGGTTGGACACAGCCTATTATTAACCGCATCAATATGCTCTCTACCGGCATCCGTACCGATGTGGGGCTGAAGATATACGGTCAAAATTTGGATACGATAAGCATGTTAGCCAACCATATGAAACAGGCTTTAACAGGTTTGAACGGCGTAAAAGATTTATATGTTGACCCCATTACGGGTGGTAAATACCTGGATATACAAGTAAATAAAGATGCCATTGGCAGATATGGTTTGAGTGTTGATGATGTAAACGAAGTGGTGGAAAGTGCTTTGGGCGGAATGAATTTAACCACTACCGTGGAAGGGCGGCAACGCTTTAGTGTAAACGCAAGGCTTGCACAAAATTACCGCAATAACCTGGATGCAATAAAACGAACGCTGGTGCAAACCATGAATAATGGCCCTATACCTTTATCCTCGGTTGCCGACATCAGGATTAGCGACGGCCCTGCCATGATTCAATCAGAAAACGCGTTGTTAAGGGGTACGGTATTATTTAACGTTCGCGACCGCGACCTGGGCAGTACCGTTAAAGAGGCGCAAGATAAATTGAACAACCTGGTTAAAGCGTTACCAAAAGGTTATTATATTGAATGGAGCGGGCAGTACGAAAACCTGATTAGGGCAGAGCATACCTTAAAAATGATTTTGCCCATTGTGTTGATTATCATTTTTGCCTGTTTATACTTCGCTTTTAATTCTATCCGCGAAGCATTTTTCAGCCTCATCTCTATTCCGTTTGCGCTAATTGGCGGGGCTTACATGGTTTATTTCTTCGGCGTGCATTTATCGGTTGCCGTTGCAGTAGGCTTTATTGCCCTTTTTGGTATTGCTGTGGAAACTGGTATTGTAATGGTAATTTATTTAAATGATGCCATGCAACAATTAGTTACGTTAAAAGGCAACTCCAAACAAACCATAACCAAAGAAGATTTAAGGTTTTATGTAATGAACGGCGCAGTGAAACGCCTACGGCCCAAATTGATGACCGTTTGTGTGGCCCTGTTTGGCTTAGTACCGGTATTGTGGGCCACCGGTACAGGCAGCGATGTAATGCTGCCCATTGTGCTGCCGATGATTGGCGGGGTATTAACTTCCTCCACGCATATTTTATTGGTAACGCCGCTCATTTTTTTAATGGTGAAAGAATACGAGCTCAAAAAACATGGCAAACTGGAAGTTTTGGAGGTAAAAGAATAA
- a CDS encoding TolC family protein, with translation MVVKANAQSLPLDSVLARVAANPALLAYDAKSSAQDAYATGSKSLDAPRLSAGQYQVPYQINPNGGSFMIQAEQMFTNPAKLKAKEDYMKALSKVTRQDKNYLRNQLMAQARQYYYERVVLEKKLVQLQNTQNLLEYMLKDANIRLTYGKEKLPNIYKAKADLFELDNTREQLNNEISQKNIMLNTLMNRAQQSAFNVDTNIVLKNYETAITDTITLARQRSDIKSINSNIDLQQLNAKMEYAKRKPDFGLQAGHMFSYGGYANQYILMGSVTIPIVPWASKEYKANLKGIRYEVEELQQKKLDILNQAQGQLAGYRTDINSKKRQLKNYNQNIIPALQNTYKTALQAYEQNTGDLPQVLEGIKSLQMARMAALDRLQELLTIQVTYERDYETY, from the coding sequence ATGGTTGTTAAAGCAAATGCGCAAAGCCTGCCTTTAGACAGCGTTTTAGCCCGTGTAGCCGCCAACCCGGCCTTGTTGGCTTATGATGCTAAAAGCAGCGCACAGGATGCCTACGCAACAGGATCAAAAAGCCTGGATGCACCCCGGTTAAGCGCAGGGCAATACCAGGTTCCTTATCAAATTAACCCAAACGGAGGTTCGTTTATGATACAGGCCGAACAAATGTTTACCAACCCGGCAAAGTTAAAGGCTAAAGAAGATTATATGAAAGCCTTATCTAAGGTAACCAGGCAGGATAAAAACTACCTGCGAAATCAATTGATGGCCCAGGCCCGGCAATATTATTATGAACGGGTGGTATTAGAAAAAAAATTGGTGCAATTGCAAAACACGCAAAACCTGTTGGAATATATGCTTAAAGATGCCAATATCCGGCTCACTTATGGCAAAGAAAAACTACCCAATATTTATAAAGCTAAAGCCGATTTGTTTGAATTAGATAACACCCGCGAACAATTGAATAACGAGATAAGCCAAAAAAACATTATGCTAAACACGCTAATGAACCGGGCACAACAATCAGCATTTAATGTTGACACTAACATTGTACTTAAAAATTACGAAACCGCCATTACAGACACCATAACGCTCGCCCGTCAAAGAAGCGACATTAAGAGTATTAACAGCAATATTGATTTGCAACAACTTAATGCAAAAATGGAATACGCCAAACGCAAACCCGATTTTGGTTTGCAGGCGGGGCACATGTTTAGCTACGGCGGTTATGCCAACCAATATATACTCATGGGTTCGGTTACTATCCCTATAGTACCCTGGGCCTCTAAAGAATACAAAGCCAATTTAAAAGGCATCCGCTACGAAGTGGAAGAACTGCAACAAAAAAAGTTAGATATACTTAACCAGGCGCAGGGGCAATTAGCAGGTTACCGAACAGATATAAACAGCAAAAAAAGGCAACTCAAAAATTATAATCAAAACATTATCCCGGCCTTGCAAAATACTTATAAAACAGCCCTACAGGCCTATGAGCAAAATACCGGCGATTTGCCCCAGGTGCTTGAAGGTATAAAAAGCCTACAGATGGCAAGGATGGCGGCCTTAGACCGCCTGCAGGAATTATTAACCATACAGGTAACTTATGAAAGGGATTATGAAACGTATTAA
- a CDS encoding efflux RND transporter periplasmic adaptor subunit, which yields MKGIMKRINIFFALLLTITLALTACQNNNPASNTSAAKADVKYTCPMHSQIIEDHAGSCPICGMTLVKTSGQASEGAGISLNTVLQPVNGNVISSVSAITPVEKVSATQISADGYLDFDTRTFNNIASRFSGRIEKLYIKYAFQEIHAGQRIFDIYSADMVTAQQDMLYISKNSPQETGLLHAAIHKLLLQGMTNQQVNQVIKNNKPFYSLPVYSAYEGHVHDVAHSQMDVATETKPVVDFANNLPLAVKQGMYVTKGQILFNVVNPHSLWAIVKIDLRQAGALKLNQPVKLTLPDMPGMLISGRVNFIEPTLQNGDKTTSIRVYLNNMNHELKVNALVKASIQTGSINGLWIPKAALIDLGSTKIVWLKQGASYKAHEVNTGIEIGNSIQITKGLAATDSVAANAQYLADSESFIKIKKNE from the coding sequence ATGAAAGGGATTATGAAACGTATTAATATTTTTTTTGCCCTATTATTAACCATAACGCTGGCACTAACAGCTTGCCAAAACAATAATCCGGCTTCCAATACATCTGCGGCTAAAGCTGACGTGAAATATACTTGCCCCATGCACTCGCAAATTATAGAAGACCATGCGGGGAGTTGCCCAATTTGCGGGATGACTTTGGTAAAAACATCAGGCCAGGCCAGCGAGGGGGCGGGCATCAGCCTCAACACGGTTTTGCAGCCGGTTAACGGGAATGTTATTTCTTCCGTTAGTGCAATTACCCCTGTAGAAAAAGTGAGTGCTACCCAAATTTCGGCAGATGGTTACCTGGACTTTGATACCCGCACCTTTAATAATATTGCGTCACGCTTTTCAGGCCGCATCGAAAAACTGTATATCAAATACGCATTCCAGGAGATACACGCCGGGCAACGTATTTTTGACATCTACAGTGCAGACATGGTTACTGCACAGCAGGATATGTTGTACATCAGCAAAAATTCACCTCAGGAAACCGGATTACTCCATGCCGCAATACACAAATTGCTACTACAAGGGATGACCAACCAACAGGTAAACCAGGTTATTAAAAATAATAAGCCTTTTTATAGCCTCCCTGTTTACAGTGCTTACGAAGGGCATGTGCATGATGTTGCACACAGCCAGATGGATGTTGCAACAGAAACAAAACCTGTAGTAGATTTCGCTAATAATTTACCGCTTGCCGTAAAGCAGGGTATGTATGTAACCAAAGGGCAAATACTTTTTAACGTGGTTAACCCGCATAGTTTGTGGGCAATTGTTAAAATTGACCTGCGGCAGGCAGGGGCATTAAAACTCAACCAGCCTGTAAAACTCACACTGCCGGATATGCCTGGCATGCTGATAAGCGGACGGGTTAATTTTATTGAACCCACTTTACAGAATGGCGATAAAACAACCAGTATAAGGGTATATCTTAACAACATGAATCACGAGCTAAAAGTGAACGCTCTGGTTAAAGCAAGCATCCAAACCGGTAGTATCAACGGTTTGTGGATACCTAAAGCGGCCCTTATTGATCTGGGTAGCACCAAGATAGTTTGGTTGAAACAGGGGGCATCCTACAAAGCACATGAGGTGAATACCGGCATTGAAATCGGTAACAGCATACAGATAACAAAAGGACTGGCAGCTACAGACAGCGTGGCCGCAAATGCCCAATATTTAGCAGACAGTGAAAGCTTTATTAAAATAAAAAAAAATGAATAA